One segment of Triticum aestivum cultivar Chinese Spring chromosome 2A, IWGSC CS RefSeq v2.1, whole genome shotgun sequence DNA contains the following:
- the LOC123187676 gene encoding uncharacterized protein, which yields MAGAMHDPKLGARVKTPRAHPPPPSLARSLASRTSSRNSRGKMGEECKGAGADVNAGVDPAAIEKLYEDVPPMPLMALNHISRLCKSVDASVRFYVKALGFVLIHRPPALDFSGAWLFNYGIGIHLVQRDDARRAADVNPGELDPMDNHISFQCEDMGAMERRLKEMGIRYMKRTINEEEGSPIDQLFFKDPDGFMIEICNCENLELVPAGALGRLRLPRDRHNPPLRMDGADE from the exons ATGGCTGGCGCCATGCATGACCCGAAGCTCGGTGCTCGGGTTAAAACGCCGCGCGCACACCCTCCACCTccatcgctcgctcgctcgctcgcttctAGGACGTCGTCAAGAAACTCGCGGGGCAAGATGGGAGAAGAGTGCAAGGGCGCGGGGGCGGACGTGAACGCCGGCGTCGACCCGGCGGCGATCGAGAAGCTGTACGAGGACGTGCCGCCGATGCCGCTGATGGCGCTGAACCACATCTCGCGCCTCTGCAAGTCCGTCGACGCCTCCGTCCGGTTCTACGTCAAGGCGCTCGGCTTCGTCCTCATCCACCGCCCTCCCGCGCTcgacttctccggcgcctg GCTGTTCAACTACGGCATCGGGATCCATCTCGTCCAGAGAGACGACGCGCGACGGGCCGCCGACGTCAACCCCGGTGAGCTCGACCCCATGGACAACCACATATCGTTCCAG TGCGAGGACATGGGCGCGATGGAGAGGAGGCTGAAAGAGATGGGGATCAGGTACATGAAGAGGACTATCAACGAGGAGGAGGGTTCGCCGATCGACCAGCTCTTCTTCAAGGACCCCGATGGCTTCATGATCGAGATCTGCAACTGCGAGAACCTCGAGCTCGTCCCCGCCGGCGCGCTCGGCCGCCTCAGGCTGCCGCGCGACCGCCACAACCCGCCGCTCCGGATGGACGGCGCCGACGAGTAG